The nucleotide window TTTCTCAACTTGATGCAGTTGATTTACGAGGAATTCCTGCAATTTTAGATAATCAAACAGTTTGGATGAGTCCAATTTTTTTACCAAAAGATGAAAACTCTAGTGGAATATTATTTTTAGATGAGTTAAACTCAGCTTCACTTTCTGTTCAAGCAGCAATTTATCAGTTAGTTTTAGATAGAAAAATAGGGGAGTATTCTCTTCCAAAAAATTGGAAGATAGTTTGTGCTGGAAATAAAATAAATGATAAAGGAATTGTTTTTAAACTTCCAAGTCCACTTGTAAATAGAATGGTTCATTTATTACTTGAAGCAAAATATGATGATTTTAAAAATTGGGCAATTTTAAATGGCATTCATTCATATATTTTAGGTTTTTTAGGATTTAGACCTGATTTATTAAGTAGTGAAGTTCCAAATTCTACTGAAACAAATCCTGCTTTTTGTACGCCAAGAGCTTGGAGTATGTTATCAACTATTTTAAAAAATGAGAGTGATGTATCAGTTATCTCACCAATTATTTATGGAACAGTTGGATATGCAGCTGCTATTGAGTTTATTTCATTTATTAAAGTTTATGAGACTTTACCAAATATAGATGAGATATTAGAAGGAACTTGTGAAGTAGTTCCAAACGAACCTAGTGCTTTATATGCTTTATGCTCAGCAGTTATTGAAAAATATAAAGATTGTAATCAAGCTGTAAATATATTTGCTTATAGTAAAAAGCTTCCAGTTGAGTTTGCAGTAATGCTTATTAAAGATTTAATTGTAAAAGATGAAGAGATTACAACATTAGGTGAATTTGATGAGTGGATTGAAAAATATGCAGACTACATCATATAAAGATGTATTTGAAAAAATAAGAGTTAATTTCTTATTTAATCATCCTTTTTTATCTGTTTTAGCTTTGAGTATAGAAACATCTTATGATGAAAATAAAAATAGTGCTTTTTTAACAAATGGTTTTAAAATAACTATTGATACAAATAAACTTGAAAAATACTCAAAAGAAGAGATAACTTATCTTTACGCACACACATTACTTCATATAGTTTTAAAACATCCATATAGACAAAAAACAAGAGATAGTTATATTTGGAATAAAGCTTGTGATATTGTAATAAACAATATTCTTTCGACTTTTACAAATATTGGTTCAAGACCAGCTGATGAGATTTTTGATTTAACATTAAAAGATAAGTGTGTTGAAGAAGTATATGAAATACTTTATAAAAAGAAAAAAGAAGAGATAGGAAAAACAAATCCTAATAAAGATGGAGCTTTAGATTCAAATGAATATGATAAATCAAAACTAGATTTAGATGAGGTGTATGTGAAAAATGAAAAAATAGATCAAGAAAAACTTGATGGAATTATTATTCAGGCTTTGAGTATTGCAAAAAAAGCTTCAAATTTATATGAGGGAATGAGTATCGAAATAGATACTTTGATAAAACCAGAAATAAATCTAAGTGATGAGTTAAAAGAGTATTTAATAAGCTCTTTTTTTGAAAAACAACTCTCTTATGAAAGACCAAATAAAAGGTTTATAAGTAATGGTATTTATATGCCAGGAACAAAAAAGCTAAACGATAATCTAAATATCTATATAGCTCTTGATAGTTCTTCTAGTGTAACCCTTGATGAATATAAAAAGTTTTTAGGAATTATAGGCGAAATTGCAGATAGTTTTTATGAATATAATGTAGAGATTTTACCTTTTGATTTAAAAGTGCGAAGTGAATATATCATAAAGTTTGATAGTTTTAATCCACTTTCTAGTGATGAATTATTAATTCCAAAATCAAATGGTGGAACATCTTTTGATGAGTGTTTGAGATATTTAAAAAAATCAAGTGAAGTAAGAAATGATAGTTTATTGATTGTTTTAAGTGATGGAGAATTTGAATTAACAGAATCTCTTTTATGTAATACACTTTTCATAATCAGTAATAAAAAAAATCTAAGAAAGTTTGAAAAAGATGGAAGAGTTATTCAATTTAACATATAAAGATGAGGTTGAAATACTAAAAGATGAAGATGATTTTGAAGCCTTAGGTGATGAAAAATATCTAAATCATCCAGATATGGAAGCCAGACTTTATTGGGCGTTTTGTCGACCAAATGGTTCATGTGAAGCTCAAATAAAAGATATCGACCCTCTTGTTTCAATAATGGCTTTTAATCACTCTAAATTAAATGCTTTAAAAAGATTTACTCTTTTACATAAAGAGGTTATAGAAAATCCAAATTTACGAGTAAAAATAAAAAATAGAACTAGAATGTTATTTCGTTCCCTTGTTGATGATGATTTCAAAGAGTTAAATAAGGTTTTGGATATTGTTCCAGTTTTTTTGGAAGTTGCAGTTGACCAGCTTAAAAATGGAAGAAAATGGAATGACATATTTGCAGATGAAATAGAAGCAACTATTTTTATGCAAAAAGCTGAAAAGTTTATAGATGATAGTTTTAAAGAAGCACTTTTTTTCAAACTAAAAGATTTAAGAGAACTTGACCAAGAAGAGTTAAAAGAACATTTAGAAGAAATAATAGAAAAAAAAGAAAAAATCCATACTTTGATATTAAAACATTATAAAAATGAGGTGGATAAATGGATTGAAAAATCAAATTTACATCTTCTTCAAAAAATGACAATAAAAAAGTTAGCAGAAAAGCTAATCTAAAAGTGGTATAAAAATTGCATATACTCTTATAAAAAGGGATTTTATGGGAAATTTTGCTTTTTATAAATTCACATTCTATGAAAAAACAGGATGTAGTGGTAATGCTAGACAAAAAGAGTTATTAAAAAGTTATGATATATCTTTTGATGTAAAAAGTTTACTTGATACAAAATGGACTTATGATGAGTTAAGTAAATTTTTTGAAAATTTAGAAGTTAAAGATATGGTAAATCCTTTTGCTCCTCAAATAAAAAATAATGAAATAGATATAAAAAATCTATCAAAAGATGAAGTTATAAATCTTATGATAAAAATACCAATTCTGATAAAAAGACCCTTGATGGAAATAAATGGAAATAAAATTTGTGGTTTTGATGTTGAAAAAATCAATAAAATTTTAAATCTAAAAATAGATACAGATAAAAAAATAAATAGCTGTTCAAGTAGTGACTCATGCACAAATGTTTAATAGAAATTTGTAAAGAGTTTGAGATGGTTCATGATTTTTTAACACAGCCTTCAACAGAAAAAGAGGAGTTTATTGAATCCTTGTTTTTGGATTTTATGGAGTGTTTTAGTTCTTTAAAAGAAGAAAAGCTTCATTATCCAAAAGAGTTTATAGATGATGTAAGACTTTTTAATGAAGGTAATTTTATGGTTGTTAGAAAGTTTCAAGATATTCAAATGCGATATTTGATGTTAAGTGATTTTTATGATTATGCCAGATTAACGAAGAAATATATAAAAAATTAATATAATTCTTTTATGAATAAAGATTTAATTACAAAAAATGGTTATGAAAAAATAGTTGAAGAGTTTAAAGCTCTACTAAAAGAGAAGTCTTTTTGGGTAAAAGAGAAAGAAATAGCAGCTCAACTTGGCGATAGAAGTGAAAATGCTGAGTATATTGCTGCAAAAGAGCAAATAAGAAACTGCGATAAAAGACTTAGATTTCTTGATAAAATTATAAATAATAGTGAAGTAATAGATATTACACAAATTCCCCATACAAAAGTAAATTTTGGTTCACATGTAGTTATAGAAGATTTAGATACAGATGAATTGAAAACTTTTATAATCGTTGGAACTTTTGAAGTTAATATAAATGAAAATAAAATCTCAAATAAATCACCTTTTGGAAGAGCATTATTGGGTAAAAGTTTAAATCAAGAGTTTGAATTTGAAATCAATGGTGATATTTATGAATACAAAATAATCTCAATAAAAGAGTATAACTTTGAATAAAATAGATTTAGAAAAACTAAAAGAGATTATTTTAAAAAATCTAGAAGATAAAACAAAAGAGATAAAAAGAGTTTTTCATGGACGAGGAAACTTTTATGATGATTTTAATTATTTAACTGTTGATAGTTTAGATGAGATTTTATTTGTTACTTTTTTTGAAGAAAATGAGAAAGAAAAAGAGATTATCAAACTTCTTGATGAGGTAACAAATATAAAAAAAATTGATACTTTTATTGTTCAAAGAAAATATAAAAACGAAAATCATAATGAAGCAATAAAAGGAGAAATCCCACCATTTTATATAGTTACAGAAAATGGTTTAAAATATAAAATTAACTTTTTCAATAAAAATATTGGAATTTTTTTAGATATGAAAATAGGGCGTGAGTATATTAGCTCTATTTGTAAAGATAAAAATGTTTTAAATCTATTTTCTTATACTTGTGCATTTTCTGTTGCTGCAATAAATGCAAATGCAAAACAAGTTGTAAATGTAGATATGGCAAAAGGCGCTTTAACAACGGGAAGAGAAAATCATCATTTAAATAATCTTGATGCTAAAAAAGTAAAATTTATGCCTTATGATATTTTAAAATCATGGAGTAGAATCAAAAAAGAAGCTCCTTATGATATTATCATTATTGATCCACCATCTTTTCAAAAAGGAAGTTTTGCAGCAACTAAGGATTATGAAAAAATCATAAAAAGATTAGATGATTTAGCAAGTGATAATTGTATTGTTTTATCTTGTTTGAATGCCCCAGAACTTGATAGTAACTTTATAAAAGAAAAATTCAAAGAATTAGCACCAAGTTTCAAATTTGAAAAAAGATTGGAAAATTTAAAAGAGTTTATTACAAATAATGAAGAAAAGTCATTAAAAAATCTTATATTTGTAAAACAAAACTCTAATTGATTTTTAGATATTATCCCAAGTTTTATTTTAGGAGTAAAGAAATGGTAGAAAAAAATCGTTGGCTTATGGCACTTAGTGCTGTAGGAGTTCATATTTGTATCGGTTCTGTATATGCTTGGAGTGTTTATGTAAAACCAATTCAAGCTCAAATGCAGTGGGATTTGACAGATGTAACAATTGCCTTTAGTATTGCGATATTCTTTTTGGGATTATCTGCTGCACTTATGGGAAAATTTGTTGAAAAAAATGGTCCAAGAGTTTCAGCTATTATAGCTGCGTCACTTTTTGGTTTAGGAACAATGGGTTCTGGACTTGCAATAATGATGGAATCAAAAATGTTACTATACTTCTTTTATGGAGTTTTAGGTGGATGTGGTTTAGGAATAGGGTATATTTCTCCTGTATCAACACTTGTAAAATGGTTCCCTGATAAAAGAGGTATGGCAACTGGACTTGCTATTATGGGATTTGGTTTTGCATCAGCTATTTGGGGACCTGCTATTAAGGTTTTAATTGAAGCTGTTGGAATTGCTGGAACATTCTTTATTTTAGGAGCTATATATTTTGTTGTTATGTTTGCTTCTGCTCTTTATTTAGAAAAACCACATGATGAATATTTACCTAAAAAATTTGAACAAAAAATCAAAGAGGGTAAAAAGAAATTAAAAGAGGATTTAGAAACTTTAACTTTAGCACAAGCTGTTAAAACACCAAGATTTTATGGTCTTTGGATAATGTTATTTATAAATATCACTTGTGGTATTGCTATTATTGGGGTTGCATCTCCCTTGCTTCAAGAAGTTTTAGGAATTTCTGCAATCGCAGCAGCAGCAGCTGTTGGTTTAATGGGAATTTTTAATGGTGCAGGAAGACTTATGTGGGCTTCAATTTCAGATTATATTACAAGACCTGTTGTATATGTAATCTTTTTTGCTACACAAATAGTTGCTTTTTATATGTTACCCTCGATTACTGAAATTGTAGTATTTCAAGTAGTGTTATATTTTATTATGACTTGTTATGGAGGAGGATTTGCTTCAATTCCTGCATATATTGGGGATATTTTTGGAACAAAAGAACTTGGAGCAATTCATGGATATATCTTAACAGCTTGGGCAGCAGCTGGGCTTGTTGGACCACTTATTATTTCTATTGTAAAAGATAGAACAGGTTCATATTCTGAAACACTTTATGTATTTGCAGGTTTCTTTGTAATAGCTTTAGTTGTATCTATTGCAATGATTTCAAATATAAAATCTATTCAAAAGAAAAAAGCAAAACACAATCACTAAAAACAAATCTAAACTTTGAATTATTCAAAGTTTAGAGCTTATTTAATATCTTTTACTAAAACTACAGAATAAAAATATCATTATAAATTTATTTGACAATTTTATAAATTTCTATTATTATTTTAACTTGTCCAATGATTGGATGAATTTTGAAAAATATTAGGAATTATAAATGCAAATTACAAAACC belongs to Arcobacter defluvii and includes:
- a CDS encoding L-lactate MFS transporter; this translates as MVEKNRWLMALSAVGVHICIGSVYAWSVYVKPIQAQMQWDLTDVTIAFSIAIFFLGLSAALMGKFVEKNGPRVSAIIAASLFGLGTMGSGLAIMMESKMLLYFFYGVLGGCGLGIGYISPVSTLVKWFPDKRGMATGLAIMGFGFASAIWGPAIKVLIEAVGIAGTFFILGAIYFVVMFASALYLEKPHDEYLPKKFEQKIKEGKKKLKEDLETLTLAQAVKTPRFYGLWIMLFINITCGIAIIGVASPLLQEVLGISAIAAAAAVGLMGIFNGAGRLMWASISDYITRPVVYVIFFATQIVAFYMLPSITEIVVFQVVLYFIMTCYGGGFASIPAYIGDIFGTKELGAIHGYILTAWAAAGLVGPLIISIVKDRTGSYSETLYVFAGFFVIALVVSIAMISNIKSIQKKKAKHNH
- a CDS encoding ArsC/Spx/MgsR family protein; this translates as MGNFAFYKFTFYEKTGCSGNARQKELLKSYDISFDVKSLLDTKWTYDELSKFFENLEVKDMVNPFAPQIKNNEIDIKNLSKDEVINLMIKIPILIKRPLMEINGNKICGFDVEKINKILNLKIDTDKKINSCSSSDSCTNV
- a CDS encoding class I SAM-dependent methyltransferase, yielding MDLEKLKEIILKNLEDKTKEIKRVFHGRGNFYDDFNYLTVDSLDEILFVTFFEENEKEKEIIKLLDEVTNIKKIDTFIVQRKYKNENHNEAIKGEIPPFYIVTENGLKYKINFFNKNIGIFLDMKIGREYISSICKDKNVLNLFSYTCAFSVAAINANAKQVVNVDMAKGALTTGRENHHLNNLDAKKVKFMPYDILKSWSRIKKEAPYDIIIIDPPSFQKGSFAATKDYEKIIKRLDDLASDNCIVLSCLNAPELDSNFIKEKFKELAPSFKFEKRLENLKEFITNNEEKSLKNLIFVKQNSN
- a CDS encoding vWA domain-containing protein gives rise to the protein MSGLKNMQTTSYKDVFEKIRVNFLFNHPFLSVLALSIETSYDENKNSAFLTNGFKITIDTNKLEKYSKEEITYLYAHTLLHIVLKHPYRQKTRDSYIWNKACDIVINNILSTFTNIGSRPADEIFDLTLKDKCVEEVYEILYKKKKEEIGKTNPNKDGALDSNEYDKSKLDLDEVYVKNEKIDQEKLDGIIIQALSIAKKASNLYEGMSIEIDTLIKPEINLSDELKEYLISSFFEKQLSYERPNKRFISNGIYMPGTKKLNDNLNIYIALDSSSSVTLDEYKKFLGIIGEIADSFYEYNVEILPFDLKVRSEYIIKFDSFNPLSSDELLIPKSNGGTSFDECLRYLKKSSEVRNDSLLIVLSDGEFELTESLLCNTLFIISNKKNLRKFEKDGRVIQFNI
- a CDS encoding ATP-binding protein, with protein sequence MVTPAIGTQELYKQLQILLKSDIPVFIHGSPGIGKSYIVNDIAKKNNLELIDVRLSQLDAVDLRGIPAILDNQTVWMSPIFLPKDENSSGILFLDELNSASLSVQAAIYQLVLDRKIGEYSLPKNWKIVCAGNKINDKGIVFKLPSPLVNRMVHLLLEAKYDDFKNWAILNGIHSYILGFLGFRPDLLSSEVPNSTETNPAFCTPRAWSMLSTILKNESDVSVISPIIYGTVGYAAAIEFISFIKVYETLPNIDEILEGTCEVVPNEPSALYALCSAVIEKYKDCNQAVNIFAYSKKLPVEFAVMLIKDLIVKDEEITTLGEFDEWIEKYADYII
- a CDS encoding GreA/GreB family elongation factor codes for the protein MNKDLITKNGYEKIVEEFKALLKEKSFWVKEKEIAAQLGDRSENAEYIAAKEQIRNCDKRLRFLDKIINNSEVIDITQIPHTKVNFGSHVVIEDLDTDELKTFIIVGTFEVNINENKISNKSPFGRALLGKSLNQEFEFEINGDIYEYKIISIKEYNFE